The following are from one region of the Leptospira perdikensis genome:
- the rsmA gene encoding 16S rRNA (adenine(1518)-N(6)/adenine(1519)-N(6))-dimethyltransferase RsmA, with protein MKSPYATISNIQTFFEAKGIRAQKKFGQNFLIDQNIVNFIVSSAEHLLNDNTTVLAEIGIGLGTLTYPVLSLDKKTYLFEIDNAYIQLTKEEILPKFPKAVLFEGDALENLFHIYNEKVFVLGNLPYHLTTEIINTLVVHCRNFQGGIFMVQKEFAERLVKETSSLSVFLSAFCDVKYLKTVHKNCFFPIPKIHSALILLKPKSQTRPKEWRLETEREVELWSRMLRTLFWGKRKQIQVSLRESPFSEDVLFREALGKAIQSAGIPPTARPEELNREQFLTLGQHLLDYLSK; from the coding sequence TTGAAATCCCCTTACGCAACCATATCCAACATCCAAACCTTCTTTGAAGCCAAAGGCATTCGAGCACAGAAGAAATTTGGCCAAAACTTCCTCATCGACCAAAACATAGTCAATTTCATAGTCAGCTCCGCCGAACATTTGCTAAATGACAATACAACGGTCCTTGCTGAAATTGGAATTGGCCTTGGCACTTTAACCTACCCCGTCCTCAGTTTAGATAAAAAAACTTACTTATTTGAAATCGACAATGCCTACATCCAATTAACAAAAGAAGAAATTTTACCCAAGTTTCCCAAGGCAGTACTTTTTGAAGGAGATGCCTTAGAGAATCTTTTCCATATCTATAATGAGAAGGTTTTTGTACTTGGAAATTTACCCTACCACCTAACGACTGAAATCATCAATACCCTGGTGGTGCATTGTCGTAATTTCCAAGGTGGAATTTTTATGGTGCAAAAAGAATTCGCCGAACGACTTGTCAAAGAAACCTCCTCCCTGTCAGTGTTTCTTTCTGCCTTTTGTGATGTGAAGTATCTGAAAACCGTCCACAAAAACTGTTTTTTTCCCATTCCCAAAATCCATTCCGCCCTCATCCTTTTGAAACCGAAAAGCCAAACAAGGCCGAAGGAATGGCGACTGGAAACAGAAAGAGAAGTAGAACTCTGGTCACGGATGTTACGCACCTTGTTTTGGGGGAAACGAAAACAAATCCAAGTAAGCCTAAGAGAATCTCCTTTTTCTGAAGATGTTCTCTTTCGCGAGGCATTGGGCAAAGCCATCCAGTCGGCAGGAATTCCCCCCACGGCTCGGCCGGAAGAATTGAACCGTGAACAATTTCTGACTTTGGGTCAACATTTGCTTGACTATTTGTCAAAATGA
- a CDS encoding ComEC/Rec2 family competence protein → MKLEIYLLPRADFSWFCLGICGTAFLLKLGMKIPGFHSFLILVFLTLFILYTLIPPLLPQIPNRRIYLFLLASILFLLFANLHSGPRLRSIHPNFRTYLETQLKQSPLRQFESRIVMGFVTGSTKEIPRSFKDLSKESGILHLFAASGLHLGIFIGSLQFFGNLFFPKRKWISIVLSLGGGFLYLAALDFPVSFLRAYLFVFLSLVASLFFRKIGSADLLAISSAMIAFFLFYDFLSIGFLLSFGAVFGIFFLKPSLDQILLPKSKSLLKENFHLTLACSLSTFPVLVYFFRSFSFGGIGINFLLVPMAGILLPTLYMSFLLQSLVPAFLSEELSSWIWVPASFELSIFLRLFHELTNLGRGYKTWATTEPCLCFVSILISIVFTLYPKHWFPKHSILKILLYLLPISFFLTSYFFPAQKIAFLQIKFRKGNFSIQHGDHLFLFGNCYTKGMIDPTPGISPPKKISFESESCLANIFSFTQKHKITDVYWYGNKKHQEWISKFQLPIKPIEKEILGARMNPIFSIIRFDGNPKEVDRFLKQTKQADQSRTNPNWKGILLLDFPPWKKKEAKEWIQYQKLLGISTAWKMILVEETFEIPLRNHIQHPNLL, encoded by the coding sequence ATGAAGTTGGAGATCTATCTTCTCCCCAGAGCTGATTTCAGTTGGTTCTGCTTGGGAATTTGTGGGACAGCATTCCTTCTCAAACTGGGAATGAAAATTCCCGGGTTTCATTCTTTCTTAATTTTAGTTTTCCTAACTCTATTCATTCTTTACACCTTAATCCCCCCACTCCTTCCCCAAATTCCCAATAGAAGGATTTATCTTTTTCTTTTAGCATCTATTTTGTTTTTGTTGTTCGCTAACCTACATTCAGGTCCTCGCCTTCGTTCCATCCATCCGAACTTTCGGACCTATTTAGAAACCCAACTGAAACAATCTCCTCTCCGCCAGTTTGAATCAAGGATTGTGATGGGTTTTGTTACGGGGTCTACAAAAGAAATTCCCAGAAGTTTCAAAGACCTAAGCAAAGAATCTGGAATCCTACATTTATTTGCTGCCTCGGGTCTCCACTTGGGAATTTTTATTGGTTCCTTACAATTTTTTGGAAATCTTTTTTTTCCAAAAAGAAAATGGATATCCATTGTACTTTCACTAGGTGGTGGTTTCCTGTATTTGGCAGCCCTTGATTTCCCTGTTTCTTTTTTGCGTGCCTATCTCTTTGTTTTTTTATCTCTTGTTGCATCCTTATTTTTCAGAAAGATTGGATCGGCAGATTTACTTGCCATCTCTTCCGCCATGATTGCGTTTTTTCTGTTTTATGATTTTTTAAGTATTGGATTTTTATTATCCTTTGGAGCCGTATTTGGAATTTTTTTTCTAAAACCAAGTTTAGACCAAATCCTCCTTCCCAAATCAAAATCTTTATTGAAAGAAAATTTTCACTTAACACTTGCTTGTTCTCTTAGCACTTTTCCCGTTTTAGTTTATTTCTTTCGTTCCTTTTCCTTTGGAGGGATAGGAATCAATTTTTTATTAGTTCCTATGGCCGGAATCCTTCTTCCCACATTGTATATGAGTTTTCTTTTGCAATCATTGGTGCCTGCTTTTCTTTCCGAAGAGTTGTCTTCTTGGATTTGGGTCCCCGCTTCCTTTGAATTGTCTATCTTCTTAAGACTTTTTCACGAATTAACAAACCTGGGGAGGGGGTATAAAACTTGGGCCACAACGGAGCCCTGTCTCTGTTTTGTTTCCATCCTCATATCCATAGTTTTCACACTGTATCCCAAACATTGGTTTCCCAAACACTCGATTCTAAAAATTCTTCTTTACCTACTACCGATTTCGTTTTTCCTTACTTCCTATTTTTTTCCCGCGCAGAAGATTGCTTTTTTACAAATCAAATTTCGAAAGGGAAATTTTTCCATTCAACATGGAGATCATTTGTTTTTATTTGGCAATTGTTATACCAAAGGAATGATAGACCCAACTCCGGGAATTTCCCCTCCTAAAAAAATTTCTTTCGAATCCGAATCTTGTTTGGCCAATATTTTTTCTTTTACCCAGAAACACAAAATAACGGATGTTTATTGGTATGGAAATAAAAAACATCAAGAATGGATTTCTAAATTCCAACTTCCCATAAAACCAATAGAAAAAGAAATCCTTGGGGCTCGGATGAACCCAATATTTTCTATCATTCGATTTGATGGGAATCCAAAGGAGGTAGACCGGTTTTTAAAACAAACAAAACAGGCCGACCAGTCCAGAACCAACCCAAATTGGAAAGGAATCCTACTTTTGGACTTCCCTCCTTGGAAAAAAAAGGAAGCGAAAGAATGGATTCAATACCAAAAACTACTTGGGATTTCGACTGCCTGGAAAATGATACTCGTTGAGGAAACTTTTGAAATCCCCTTACGCAACCATATCCAACATCCAAACCTTCTTTGA